GCCTTTTCCTCTTCTGGTGTTTGAAGGAAATCTGCTGCTTTAAATCCAAACATTCCAGCGATAATATTGCTTGGGAAAGTTTCTAATTTTACATTGTAGTTGCTGACAACACTGTTGTAGAGTTGACGAGAGTAAGAAATTTTATTTTCTGTGTTTGTCAACTCCTCTTGCAATTTAACAAAGTTTGCACTAGCTTTCAAATCTGGATAGCTTTCTGCAACTGCAAAAATACCTGAAACCTGACGAGTAAGGGCATCACTAGCTTTCATAGCTTCTGCTGGTGAAGTCGCTGCCGCCACTTGGTTACGTAGTTCTGCCACCTTTTCAAGGGTAGAACCTTCATATTTTGCATAACCTTTTACAGTTTCAATCAAGTTTGGCAAGAGGTCATTTCGACGTTTCAACTGAACATCAATCTGGCTCCAAGCCTCCTTGGTTTGCATACGATTCTTAACCAAACCGTTATAACTAACAATCACAAAAATAACAATAAGAGCTAAAACTCCAAGAATAATCCAAGTCATTATATAAGTCCTTTCTGCTTTTAGATTAGTACCAGTATATCAAATTTTTAATGATTGTGGTAAAATAAGATGATACTAAAGAAGGAAAAAACTATGAAACCAGAAACATTTTACAACTTGCTTGCCGAGCAAAATCTTTCACTTTCGGACCAGCAAAAAAAACAATTTGAACGCTATTTTGAACTCTTGGTCGAGTGGAATGAGAAGATTAATTTGACGGCTATTACAGATAAGGAAGAAGTCTATCTGAAACACTTTTACGATTCGATTGCACCCATTCTGCAAGGCTTAATTTCAAATGAAACTATCAAACTTCTTGATATTGGAGCCGGGGCAGGATTTCCTAGTCTACCTATGAAAATCCTCTATCCTCAGCTAAATGTAACTATCATTGATTCTCTCAACAAGCGCATCAACTTCCTCAAACTTTTGGCTCAGGAACTGGATTTAGACGATGTTCATTTCTACCATGGACGTGCCGAAGATTTTGCCCAAGACAAAAACTTCCGTGCTCAGTATGATTTTGTAACGGCTCGTGCGGTTGCCCGTATGCAAGTCCTATCTGAATTAACTATTCCCTACCTTAAAGTTGGCGGAAAACTATTGGCACTCAAGGCTAGCAATGCTCCTGAGGAATTATTAGAAGCTAAGAATGCCCTCAACCTCCTTTTTAGTAAAGTAGAAGACAATCTCAGCTACGCCCTACCAAATGGAGATCCACGTTACATCACAGTGGTAGAAAAGAAAAAAGAAACACCAAATAAATATCCAAGAAAGGCTGGCATGCCCAACAAACGCCCGCTTTAAATTTTTTAGTAAAAAAATATTTACAAAGTCAGCCTCGCTCTTTTATTTTCAGGCTCGGGAAAAAATGATTTACAAAATCAACCTCGCTCTTTTATTTCTAGGCTCGGGAAAAAATGATTTACAAAATCATTTTTTTCTGCTATACTATCCTAAGCAAAGGTTTTTAATGTCATCCCGTGAGGTGACGAAGACGCAGAAATACTTGAAACTCTTTAAAGTCTAAATTTTAAAGAAGTCTTACTCTGAGGGCCTATTGCTGTAAAATAATGGGCTCTTTTTTGATGCCCAAAAGTGAGGTTTATATGAAACAAGAATCAACTGTTGATTTGTTACTAGACGTTGACCAACGTCCTTCGGCTGGAAAAGGAATTCTCCTTAGTTTCCAACACGTTTTCGCCATGTTCGGTGCGACCATCTTGGTACCCTTGATTTTGGGAATGCCTGTATCTGTTGCCCTTTTTGCTTCAGGTGTCGGGACACTCATCTATATGATTTCAACTGGATTTAAAGTTCCAGTTTATCTAGGTTCTTCTTTTGCCTTTATCACAGCAATGTCACTGGCTATGAAAGAAATGGGGGGTGATGTATCTGCTGCTCAAACAGGAGTTATCTTGACTGGTTTGGTCTATGTCCTTGTGGCTGCAGGTGTTCGTTTTGCAGGTACAAAATGGATTGATAAACTCTTGCCACCAATCATCATCGGACCTATGATTATCGTTATCGGTCTGGGACTTGCAGGTTCAGCTGTTACCAATGCTGGTCTTGTAGCTGACGGGAATTGGAAAAATGCTCTTGTAGCAGTTGTTACTTTCTTGATTGCTGCCTTTATCAATACAAAAGGAAAAGGCTTCCTACGAATCATTCCATTCCTCTTTGCCATTATCGGTGGTTACCTCTTCGCACTAACACTTGGCTTGGTTGACTTTACACCAGTTCTTAAAGCCAACTGGTTCGAGATTCCTGGTTTCTACTTGCCATTTAATACAGGCGGTGCCTTTAAAGAATACAATCTTTACTTCGGTCCAGAAACCATCGCTATCTTGCCAATCGCTATCGTAACAATTTCTGAACATATCGGAGACCATACTGTTTTGGGTCAAATCTGTGGCCGTCAATTCTTGAAAGAACCAGGTCTTCACCGTACTCTTCTTGGTGACGGTATCGCAACTTCAGTTTCTGCCTTCCTTGGTGGACCAGCCAATACAACTTATGGAGAAAATACAGGGGTTATCGGTATGACTCGTATCGCTTCTGTCTCAGTTATCCGTAACGCTGCCTTCATCGCGATTGCCCTTAGCTTCCTTGGTAAATTCACTGCCTTGATTTCAACCATTCCAAATGCTGTACTTGGTGGTATGTCAATCCTTCTCTACGGAGTTATCGCAAGTAATGGTTTGAAAGTCTTGATCAAAGAACGTGTAGACTTCAGTCAAATGCGTAACCTAATCATCGCAAGTGCTATGTTGGTCCTTGGACTTGGAGGAGCTATCCTTAAACTTGGTCCAGTTACCCTTTCAGGTACTGCCCTATCAGCCATGACAGGAATCATCTTGAACTTGATCTTACCATACGAAAATAAAGATTAAGAGTCTAAACACATCAAAAAACGAGCATTTCCAATTACGGAAGTGCTCATTTTTCTTCTTTCTAAAAAAGGAAAGCCCTGCGGCCTTCCTTTGTCTTACTTACGTTTCTTCTTCGCTTTTTTCATTTTGTTAGCCATACGTTTCATTGACTGTTTCATGGCAAATTCACCGATTTTACCTTTTAGTCCGCCACCAAACATCTGGCTCATATCTGGCATTCCTGCTCCTCCGAGAGCTGACAGGTCAGGCATACCGCCTTGTCCCATCATTCCTTCAAGGGCAGACATATCTATTCCTCCCATATTTGGCATATTTTTAGGAAGGTTGTTTGGATTGATTCCCATTTGCTTCATCATTTTGTTCATATCTCCAGACATGACACCTTGCATGAGTTGTTTAGCCTGGTTAAAGTCTTTGATGAATTTATTGACTTCTACAAAAGTATTTCCAGAACCTGCAGCGATACGACGGCGACGGCTTGGATTTAACAAATCGGGATTTTCACGCTCCTCAGGAGTCATCGAAGACACAATGGCACGTTTACGAGCAATCTGGCGTTCATCTACCTTCATGTTTTGAAGGGCTGGGTTGTTGGCCATACCTGGAATCATCTTGAGCAAGTCTTCCATCGGCCCCATGTTTTGCACCTGATCCAACTGATCAATGAAATCATTGAAATCAAAGGTATTTTCACGCATCTTCTCAGCCATTTCAAGGGCTTTTTGCTCATCGTATTCTTGAGAAGCTTTCTCAATCAAAGTGAGCATATCCCCCATGCCAAGGATACGGCTAGACATGCGGTCTGGGTGGAAGGTTTCAATGTCCGTAATCTTTTCACCTGTACCAGTAAACTTGATTGGTTTTCCAGTAATGT
The Streptococcus toyakuensis genome window above contains:
- a CDS encoding LemA family protein; translated protein: MTWIILGVLALIVIFVIVSYNGLVKNRMQTKEAWSQIDVQLKRRNDLLPNLIETVKGYAKYEGSTLEKVAELRNQVAAATSPAEAMKASDALTRQVSGIFAVAESYPDLKASANFVKLQEELTNTENKISYSRQLYNSVVSNYNVKLETFPSNIIAGMFGFKAADFLQTPEEEKAVPKVDFSGLGD
- the rsmG gene encoding 16S rRNA (guanine(527)-N(7))-methyltransferase RsmG translates to MKPETFYNLLAEQNLSLSDQQKKQFERYFELLVEWNEKINLTAITDKEEVYLKHFYDSIAPILQGLISNETIKLLDIGAGAGFPSLPMKILYPQLNVTIIDSLNKRINFLKLLAQELDLDDVHFYHGRAEDFAQDKNFRAQYDFVTARAVARMQVLSELTIPYLKVGGKLLALKASNAPEELLEAKNALNLLFSKVEDNLSYALPNGDPRYITVVEKKKETPNKYPRKAGMPNKRPL
- a CDS encoding uracil-xanthine permease family protein; amino-acid sequence: MKQESTVDLLLDVDQRPSAGKGILLSFQHVFAMFGATILVPLILGMPVSVALFASGVGTLIYMISTGFKVPVYLGSSFAFITAMSLAMKEMGGDVSAAQTGVILTGLVYVLVAAGVRFAGTKWIDKLLPPIIIGPMIIVIGLGLAGSAVTNAGLVADGNWKNALVAVVTFLIAAFINTKGKGFLRIIPFLFAIIGGYLFALTLGLVDFTPVLKANWFEIPGFYLPFNTGGAFKEYNLYFGPETIAILPIAIVTISEHIGDHTVLGQICGRQFLKEPGLHRTLLGDGIATSVSAFLGGPANTTYGENTGVIGMTRIASVSVIRNAAFIAIALSFLGKFTALISTIPNAVLGGMSILLYGVIASNGLKVLIKERVDFSQMRNLIIASAMLVLGLGGAILKLGPVTLSGTALSAMTGIILNLILPYENKD